Proteins co-encoded in one Zymomonas mobilis subsp. mobilis ATCC 10988 genomic window:
- a CDS encoding ABC transporter substrate-binding protein, with the protein MKRKMFGVTAIIVIVVALLFWSGYHASTPTVSGRKVTDSRGHQVVIPDHPQHFADLWYPIDEVMVMLGASDKITVTVGNKPLLPWLFHMAPDLKKAIAIKGLVPNVETLKAAHIDIAITSSNSPATPIVERSGIPVIEAGFTDTASLQKSISLLAEMVNTDDARKAAQDYTNQLQQVVASVSSKTNSLAVTDRPRVLHIQSLSPLQVDGDKSIINEWITVAGGRNAAEAITGNKKIISSEQLAQWNPDIIILGRSCRDRPKKDGSPLSSVWYDLRAVKEGRVYRNPAGAFAWDRYGLEYPLQLQWAAQLFHPALFPSLDIRQETTNFYKRYLHYTPSHEEVEAILAALPPKDA; encoded by the coding sequence TTGAAGCGTAAAATGTTTGGCGTGACAGCCATCATTGTTATCGTTGTGGCTCTCCTTTTTTGGAGTGGTTACCATGCTTCAACACCGACTGTTTCGGGACGAAAGGTGACGGATAGTCGCGGCCATCAGGTCGTTATTCCAGATCACCCCCAGCATTTTGCCGATTTGTGGTATCCAATAGACGAAGTAATGGTGATGTTGGGTGCCAGCGATAAAATCACCGTGACTGTTGGGAATAAGCCGCTTTTACCTTGGCTATTCCATATGGCTCCCGATCTTAAAAAAGCCATCGCGATTAAAGGCCTTGTCCCGAATGTCGAAACCTTGAAAGCTGCCCATATAGATATTGCGATTACATCAAGTAACTCACCCGCGACCCCGATTGTTGAAAGATCCGGTATTCCCGTCATCGAGGCCGGTTTTACGGATACAGCCTCTCTTCAAAAGTCGATTTCTTTATTGGCAGAAATGGTGAATACCGACGATGCCCGAAAAGCTGCCCAAGATTATACGAACCAGTTGCAACAGGTTGTTGCCTCTGTCAGTTCAAAAACCAATTCTTTAGCGGTAACCGATCGTCCCCGCGTGTTGCATATCCAGTCTTTATCACCGTTACAGGTGGATGGTGACAAAAGCATTATCAATGAATGGATTACGGTTGCAGGTGGCCGCAACGCCGCCGAGGCGATTACGGGCAATAAAAAGATCATTTCATCCGAGCAATTAGCCCAGTGGAATCCTGATATCATTATTTTGGGACGGTCATGTCGTGACCGTCCGAAGAAGGATGGCTCACCGCTTTCTTCAGTTTGGTATGATTTACGAGCAGTGAAAGAAGGAAGGGTTTATCGTAATCCGGCGGGTGCCTTTGCATGGGATCGTTACGGTTTGGAATATCCGCTGCAACTGCAATGGGCTGCCCAGCTATTCCATCCTGCGCTTTTCCCATCTTTGGATATTCGCCAAGAAACAACAAATTTTTATAAGCGCTATCTCCATTATACGCCTAGCCATGAAGAGGTGGAGGCTATTCTGGCGGCTTTACCGCCGAAGGATGCCTAG
- a CDS encoding FecCD family ABC transporter permease, translating into MRFRHSPFLSLSCLGLCFALAVFSLFIGRFSFSPTELWQSFSYLGQTASSSRMETIHSILWQSRLPRILAALCVGAALSTSGAAYQAIFRNPLVSPGLLGVLAGSGFGAALSIIVGFNPVLTQICAFLGGISAVLISILVQRILGQNSVLILIFGGLISAAFFTALLSILKYIADPESQLPDIVFWLLGSLTQISSTQLAMVFLPVAGGILGLSFAGRLLDALSMGDDEACTLGVSVHYIRYSVIAVATMLAALTVSMAGMIGWVGLVVPHIARVMGGTSNQRVINLSAIIGAIFLLLSDDLARCLSPEEIPVGIITDLVGCLLFLWVLASSREISL; encoded by the coding sequence ATGCGGTTTCGCCATAGCCCTTTTCTAAGCCTTTCCTGTCTTGGGCTATGTTTTGCTTTGGCGGTATTTTCTCTTTTTATCGGTCGGTTTTCCTTTTCTCCTACCGAATTATGGCAAAGCTTTTCCTATCTTGGGCAAACAGCGTCATCCAGCCGAATGGAAACAATCCATTCTATTCTCTGGCAATCCCGATTACCGCGTATTTTAGCAGCCCTTTGCGTCGGTGCCGCCCTTTCAACCTCGGGGGCTGCCTATCAGGCTATTTTCAGAAATCCGCTGGTTTCTCCCGGATTATTGGGTGTTTTGGCAGGTTCTGGTTTTGGGGCAGCTTTATCGATTATCGTCGGTTTTAATCCGGTGTTGACCCAGATTTGTGCTTTCTTAGGTGGTATCTCTGCGGTCTTAATTTCGATTTTAGTCCAAAGAATATTAGGACAAAATTCGGTTTTAATTCTTATTTTCGGCGGCCTGATTAGTGCGGCTTTTTTTACGGCACTCTTATCTATCCTGAAATATATTGCCGATCCCGAAAGCCAATTACCCGATATTGTTTTTTGGTTATTGGGTAGCCTGACACAAATCAGTTCAACCCAGCTTGCGATGGTTTTTCTTCCAGTGGCAGGCGGTATTCTAGGGTTATCCTTTGCCGGAAGGCTACTGGATGCGCTGTCTATGGGGGATGATGAGGCCTGCACCCTTGGGGTGTCTGTGCATTATATCCGCTATTCTGTCATTGCGGTGGCGACAATGTTAGCGGCGTTAACCGTGTCGATGGCCGGTATGATTGGTTGGGTTGGTTTGGTTGTTCCGCATATTGCCCGCGTGATGGGCGGCACAAGCAATCAAAGAGTTATCAATCTGAGCGCGATTATCGGGGCGATTTTCTTGCTGCTATCGGATGATCTGGCGCGTTGCCTTTCCCCTGAAGAAATACCGGTCGGCATTATTACTGATCTGGTAGGGTGTCTGTTATTTTTATGGGTTCTGGCTTCTTCGCGGGAAATATCCCTATGA
- a CDS encoding ABC transporter ATP-binding protein: MTLLQARNLRYRRQKTVILDDISLSFHQGELTALLGINGAGKSTLLRLLLGLMPPDEGNIFLQNKPLKAISRKTIARHIAYVPQEHKAIFPYTVEEVVSLGRLPYIAFGQNLSLSDKQAVKQALDYLNIASLSARPYTELSGGERQSVLLARALAQGASILVLDEPETGLDFGQQLRLAVLLQRLADEGYCIVATTHDPLRARQIFSRAILLQQGRIIADGAPKSVLTRSAIEALYNIDENIALSWESVE, encoded by the coding sequence ATGACCCTGCTACAGGCTAGAAATCTTCGCTATCGGCGGCAAAAAACTGTTATTTTAGATGATATTAGCCTTTCTTTTCACCAAGGCGAATTGACAGCTTTACTCGGCATCAATGGTGCCGGAAAATCGACTTTATTGCGCCTGTTATTAGGGTTGATGCCGCCGGATGAAGGTAACATTTTCCTTCAAAATAAACCGTTGAAAGCGATCAGCCGGAAAACGATCGCGCGCCATATTGCCTATGTTCCGCAAGAACATAAGGCTATTTTCCCCTATACAGTAGAAGAGGTCGTCTCGCTTGGCAGGCTGCCTTATATTGCTTTTGGGCAAAATCTGTCTCTCTCCGATAAACAGGCGGTGAAGCAGGCTTTGGATTATCTCAATATCGCGTCTTTATCCGCGCGCCCTTATACCGAGCTTTCTGGGGGTGAAAGGCAAAGTGTCCTTTTAGCACGGGCTTTGGCGCAAGGCGCGTCTATTCTGGTTTTGGATGAACCGGAAACCGGTCTTGATTTCGGGCAACAGCTTCGCTTGGCCGTTTTGCTCCAAAGACTTGCGGACGAAGGCTATTGTATAGTGGCAACGACACATGACCCTTTGCGAGCGCGCCAGATATTTTCGCGGGCTATCTTGTTACAACAGGGACGGATTATTGCAGATGGTGCGCCAAAATCGGTTTTAACCCGATCAGCGATAGAAGCCCTCTATAATATTGATGAAAATATCGCTTTGTCATGGGAATCGGTTGAGTAA
- a CDS encoding alkylphosphonate utilization protein, protein MAKKPKKQKWDWEEDNDTVTSEEDSDQPAVKDSNGTPLANGDSVLLIKDLKVKGAGQTLKRGTVIKNIRLTSDPEEIDCRTSDIKGLVLRTEFVRKR, encoded by the coding sequence ATGGCGAAGAAGCCGAAAAAGCAGAAATGGGATTGGGAAGAAGATAACGACACGGTTACTTCCGAAGAAGATAGCGATCAGCCGGCCGTTAAAGACAGCAATGGCACCCCGCTTGCGAATGGCGACAGTGTTCTGTTGATTAAAGATTTGAAAGTCAAAGGGGCAGGGCAAACGCTGAAACGCGGAACGGTTATCAAAAATATCCGTCTGACCTCTGATCCTGAAGAAATCGATTGCCGCACATCGGATATTAAGGGGTTAGTGCTTAGAACCGAATTTGTTCGCAAGCGTTAA
- a CDS encoding oxidoreductase — translation MVEKKEIIKVGLIGYGYVGKTFHAPFIDAVEGLELSAIVSSHPETVREDWPDMAVYPDIDIMLSNSNVDLVVIATPNDTHKPLAERALLAGRHVVVDKPFTLTTEDARYLAALAEKEKKLLSVFQNRRWDSDFLGVKQAIEKDLLGDIAQFESHLDRFRPVVRQRWREEAVAGGGLWYDLAPHMVDQALDIFGLPDNVQASFAAQRSGAKTTDWVHVILSYGEKRVILQGSMLVAGGTARFTLHGEKGSLIKRYPDPQEAQLRSGMKPLDKDWGKDADPILFWDADGKSSSYPTPSGDQTQYYREIYEALTGSASNPVTPIQAIAVMAVIEAAILSNQSGERIAPDLTNAEKQAFEKK, via the coding sequence ATGGTCGAGAAAAAAGAAATCATCAAGGTCGGTCTGATTGGCTATGGTTATGTTGGGAAAACCTTTCATGCGCCCTTTATTGATGCCGTCGAGGGGTTAGAACTTTCTGCGATTGTTTCCAGCCATCCTGAAACGGTCAGAGAAGACTGGCCGGATATGGCGGTTTATCCCGATATTGATATTATGTTGAGCAATAGTAACGTTGATCTGGTTGTTATTGCGACGCCGAATGATACCCATAAGCCCTTGGCTGAACGGGCTTTGTTAGCTGGCCGACATGTGGTGGTGGATAAACCTTTTACCCTGACAACAGAAGATGCCCGTTATCTGGCGGCCTTGGCTGAAAAAGAAAAGAAATTATTATCGGTTTTCCAAAATCGCCGTTGGGACAGCGATTTCTTGGGTGTTAAACAGGCGATTGAAAAAGACTTGCTGGGTGATATTGCCCAATTTGAATCCCATCTAGACAGATTCCGCCCCGTTGTTCGCCAAAGATGGCGAGAAGAAGCCGTAGCAGGCGGCGGCCTTTGGTATGATTTGGCACCGCATATGGTCGATCAGGCTTTGGATATTTTCGGATTGCCGGATAATGTTCAGGCCAGCTTTGCTGCCCAGCGTTCTGGTGCAAAAACGACAGATTGGGTGCATGTCATTCTGTCTTATGGTGAAAAACGGGTCATTTTACAGGGAAGCATGTTGGTGGCTGGTGGAACCGCTCGTTTTACCCTGCATGGCGAAAAAGGCAGCTTGATAAAGCGCTATCCTGATCCGCAGGAAGCGCAGCTTCGTTCAGGAATGAAGCCATTGGATAAAGATTGGGGCAAGGATGCTGACCCGATTTTGTTCTGGGATGCTGACGGAAAATCTTCTTCTTATCCAACGCCTTCAGGTGACCAAACGCAATATTACCGTGAAATTTACGAAGCCCTGACGGGTTCAGCCTCTAATCCGGTAACGCCGATACAGGCTATTGCCGTTATGGCTGTGATTGAAGCTGCCATTTTGTCGAACCAGTCGGGTGAAAGAATTGCCCCTGATTTGACCAATGCTGAAAAACAGGCTTTTGAGAAAAAATAG
- a CDS encoding FAD:protein FMN transferase codes for MNAADNLTVSAPLFRQVTRRRAIALSAVAAGVAAAPFLFKLGMGGDLREIVWHGTTLGAPSTIKLYHKDEAVAQKAIDAAREELDRLEAIFSIYRADSVLSRLNTTGRIDKAPVEFMDLLGTALNIAKLTDGIFDPTIQPLWSLYFNHFMQEKPDPAGPAKSAIQQAMTKIGWQQINIDTANRNVAFARPDMALTLNSIGQGYITDRVSDVLRQHGFDSMLVDMGEPRALKSRPDGKPWHIGIANPADPSQAITEVNVRDKCVATSGGYGTLFDDNGKFTHIINPKTGLTAPALMGVSVIAPNATIGDSLSTAMLLVPAEQRRPLLVAGGGDKAIFVTPNGVSQIIEA; via the coding sequence ATGAATGCAGCTGATAATTTAACTGTTTCGGCACCACTCTTTCGGCAAGTGACCCGCCGCCGTGCGATTGCTTTATCAGCTGTAGCGGCTGGCGTTGCAGCCGCACCTTTTCTGTTCAAGCTTGGGATGGGGGGCGATCTCCGCGAAATTGTCTGGCATGGAACGACTTTAGGCGCGCCTTCGACTATCAAACTCTATCACAAAGATGAAGCGGTTGCCCAAAAGGCGATTGATGCCGCGCGTGAGGAACTGGATCGGCTGGAAGCTATTTTCAGTATTTATCGCGCGGATTCTGTTCTTAGCCGATTAAATACCACGGGGCGCATTGATAAGGCACCTGTTGAATTTATGGATTTGCTGGGTACGGCTTTGAATATTGCCAAATTGACGGATGGTATTTTCGATCCGACGATCCAGCCTTTATGGTCTTTATATTTTAATCATTTTATGCAGGAAAAGCCTGATCCTGCTGGGCCTGCCAAATCGGCTATTCAACAGGCCATGACCAAAATCGGTTGGCAACAGATCAATATTGATACGGCTAATAGAAACGTGGCCTTTGCCCGTCCTGATATGGCGCTGACCCTGAATAGTATCGGGCAGGGTTATATTACTGATCGGGTATCCGATGTTCTGCGGCAACATGGTTTTGATTCTATGTTGGTCGATATGGGCGAGCCGCGCGCTTTGAAATCCCGCCCCGATGGCAAGCCGTGGCATATCGGTATTGCCAATCCGGCCGATCCGTCACAAGCGATTACCGAAGTCAATGTCCGTGACAAATGCGTGGCGACTTCTGGTGGATATGGCACCTTATTCGATGATAATGGTAAATTCACCCATATCATCAACCCAAAAACCGGTTTGACGGCACCCGCTTTGATGGGGGTTTCTGTCATTGCGCCAAACGCCACGATTGGTGACAGCTTGTCCACCGCGATGTTGTTAGTGCCAGCCGAACAACGGCGGCCTTTATTGGTGGCTGGTGGTGGCGACAAAGCCATCTTTGTCACGCCGAATGGCGTCAGTCAGATTATTGAGGCGTAA
- a CDS encoding SoxR reducing system RseC family protein, producing the protein MSDGFSKLSPVLSDDFTGNTANNLESCAKVVAVDKDIVWLEPDIASGCAGCSHSAGCLSALTKKTPAESRRFSLPNDHDFILGEQVIVATSAHLLVKTALFSYGMPLLTLLVFAIFAKYSLGFGDGLAALASLLGLAVGFACVWLGNRYFTKRSGNSLQFVRRVAG; encoded by the coding sequence ATGAGCGACGGTTTTTCAAAACTTTCTCCCGTTTTATCGGATGATTTTACCGGAAATACGGCCAATAATCTTGAAAGTTGTGCAAAAGTCGTCGCCGTTGACAAGGATATTGTCTGGCTGGAACCGGATATTGCCAGCGGTTGCGCGGGCTGTAGCCATTCAGCCGGATGCCTTTCTGCTTTGACGAAAAAAACACCGGCTGAAAGCCGTCGCTTCTCGCTTCCAAATGACCATGATTTTATTTTGGGTGAACAGGTGATCGTTGCGACCTCTGCTCATTTATTGGTTAAAACGGCTTTGTTTTCTTATGGTATGCCTTTGCTGACATTGCTGGTTTTTGCCATTTTTGCCAAATATAGCTTGGGTTTTGGGGATGGCTTGGCGGCACTGGCCAGTTTATTGGGCTTGGCGGTTGGCTTTGCTTGTGTTTGGCTGGGTAACCGCTATTTCACCAAAAGAAGCGGAAACAGCCTTCAATTTGTCCGTCGAGTGGCGGGCTAG
- a CDS encoding cysteine hydrolase family protein codes for MKTALLVVDMQMLMQENIDKGRDYTSDKIKTHIPALLSAFRAAGKPVFHIRHQQDEKMSEIYPQKESYQAMPCAEAIEGETVLYKTTSSAFASTDLTDRLRKAGISHLVIVGAVAAFCVNSTVRAGKDLGFEIVVVKDALLSFDLPTYNLSAQQILDMTTAILAAAFATVVDTKSALTSYI; via the coding sequence ATGAAAACCGCTCTTCTCGTCGTTGATATGCAAATGTTGATGCAGGAAAATATTGATAAAGGGCGTGACTATACAAGTGACAAAATAAAAACCCATATTCCGGCATTGTTATCGGCCTTTCGGGCTGCGGGTAAGCCTGTTTTTCATATACGGCATCAGCAAGACGAAAAAATGTCAGAGATTTATCCCCAGAAAGAAAGCTATCAAGCAATGCCTTGCGCTGAAGCGATCGAAGGGGAAACGGTTTTATATAAAACAACTTCTTCGGCTTTTGCTTCGACTGATTTGACAGATCGCCTTCGCAAGGCAGGCATCTCGCATCTGGTTATTGTCGGAGCCGTCGCGGCTTTTTGTGTAAATTCAACCGTCCGTGCCGGAAAGGATCTCGGCTTTGAGATTGTTGTGGTCAAAGATGCGCTGTTAAGTTTCGATCTTCCTACTTATAATCTGTCGGCTCAACAAATATTGGATATGACTACAGCGATTCTGGCCGCTGCTTTTGCTACTGTTGTTGATACAAAAAGCGCTCTTACAAGTTATATTTGA
- a CDS encoding TOBE domain-containing protein: protein MLKLSARNQIKGKIIKIAKGATTSHITLDAAGTTLMASITNEAVEDLKLEEGKLAVAVIKASDIMVGIEA, encoded by the coding sequence ATGTTAAAATTAAGCGCCAGAAACCAGATTAAAGGCAAAATAATCAAAATTGCCAAGGGAGCCACCACTTCCCATATTACCTTGGATGCCGCCGGAACCACGCTTATGGCTTCTATTACCAATGAGGCGGTAGAAGACCTGAAATTGGAAGAAGGCAAGTTGGCTGTCGCCGTGATTAAAGCCTCCGATATTATGGTCGGAATCGAAGCATAA